A stretch of the Cottoperca gobio chromosome 2, fCotGob3.1, whole genome shotgun sequence genome encodes the following:
- the enpp4 gene encoding LOW QUALITY PROTEIN: bis(5'-adenosyl)-triphosphatase enpp4 (The sequence of the model RefSeq protein was modified relative to this genomic sequence to represent the inferred CDS: deleted 1 base in 1 codon), with protein sequence MLLKILLGILCGVRASATENNTAQHGPPPLLLVSFDGFRADYLQRFPMPNLKLLYSQGVLVEQLTNVFITKTFTNHYTLVTGLYAESHGILANNMYDPVTQKHFHVSNHSDPMWWSEAQPLWLTALDSGYKTATMMWPGSDVTIGNRTASYFAPYDYRVTFQQRLGNVTNWILGNDKEPGVKFAALYWEEPDRTGHIFGPDNVTAMSKALKEVDDNIGLLISELKRTGLWGHVNILITSDHGMAQCSADRLIQLDSCLHPDNYTLVDLSPVTSLIPKKDPEAVFKLLNNCNAHMTAYMKSSIPDRLHYRNNDRIQPIIVVADEGWTIVQRGDKLPRFGDHGYDNSLPSMHPFMAASGPSFRQGYRISSLKSVDIYPLMCHLLSVPPQPNNGTLNRARCLLAAESCWDVPLVIGLVVGVLLVLSTITVLFRFLSLRRPSGSRPFQRLQVDDDDDDDEPMLE encoded by the exons ATGCTACTAAAAATACTGCTGGGCATCCTGTGTGGCGTCAGAGCCTCGGCCACAGAAAATAACACGGCTCAGCACGGTCCTCCGCCATTGCTGTTGGTGTCGTTCGACGGTTTCCGAGCGGATTACCTGCAGAGGTTCCCCATGCCAAACTTGAAGCTCCTGTACAGCCAGGGAGTCCTGGTGGAGCAGCTCACCAACGTCTTCATCACCAAGACATTCACCAACCACTACACCCTG GTGACCGGGCTGTACGCTGAGTCCCACGGTATCCTGGCCAATAACATGTACGACCCTGTGACCCAAAAGCACTTCCACGTCAGTAACCACAGCGACCCGATGTGGTGGAGCGAGGCTCAGCCCCTCTGGCTCACGGCGTTGGACTCCGGCTACAAGACGGCGACCATGATGTGGCCCGGCTCCGACGTGACCATCGGCAATCGCACAGCTTCATACTTCGCTCCCTACGACTATCGTGTGACGTTCCAACAACGACTAGGGAACGTGACGAACTGGATTTTGGGAAACGATAAG GAGCCCGGAGTGAAGTTTGCAGCTCTCTACTGGGAAGAGCCGGACAGGACAGGTCACATATTCGGCCCTGACAACGTCACTGCCATGAGCAAAGCGCTGAAGGAG GTTGATGACAACATCGGCCTGTTGATTTCGGAGCTGAAGCGGACCGGCCTCTGGGGTCACGTCAACATCCTGATAACCAGTGACCACGGCATGGCTCAGTGCTCGGCCGACCGCCTCATACAGCTGGACTCCTGCCTCCACCCCGACAACTACACACTGGTGGACCTCTCACCTGTCACATCCCTCATTCCAAAAAAAG ATCCAGAGGCCGTCTTCAAACTGCTGAATAACTGCAACGCTCACATGACTGCATATATGAAATCGTCCATCCCTGATAGGCTGCACTACCGGAACAATGACCGCATCCAGCCAATCATAGTGGTCGCCGACGAGGGCTGGACCATAGTGCAGCGAGGGGACAAGCTGCCAAGAT TTGGCGATCACGGCTATGACAACTCCCTACCCAGCATGCACCCCTTCATGGCAGCGTCGGGGCCCAGCTTCCGCCAGGGTTATCGGATCAGCAGTTTAAAAAGCGTTGATATTTAT CCGCTCATGTGCCACCTGCTGTCGGTGCCCCCGCAGCCCAACAACGGCACCTTGAACCGGGCTCGCTGCCTGCTGGCTGCTGAGAGCTGCTGGGATGTCCCTCTGGTCATCGGCCTGGTGGTGGGCGTCCTACTGGTGCTCAGTACGATCACTG TTCTGTTCAGGTTTCTGAGCCTCCGCCGCCCGTCTGGCTCCCGGCCCTTCCAGAGGCTGCAGGTTGACGACGACGATGACGACGACGAACCCATGTTGGAGTAA
- the xkr6a gene encoding XK-related protein 6: MAAQSDGGKAGIGCSGGGFAQLYDVEAEEPLDAAAIHICMCCRSSACYWGCRSACLGSLLGGGQTPGGVGIRETHCPPREQLWLDCLWIILALLVFFWDVGTDLCLAMDYYQRQDYLWFGLTLFFVLVPSVLVQILSFRWFVQDYTGGGLGEVEGLTKRGAVALGCLYPGKDRLQLATIWLWQATIHILQLGQVWRYIRTLYLGIMSRRQKEHQRRWYWAMMFEYADVNMLRLLETFLESAPQLVLQLCIMIQENRAETLQCISSLGSLLSLAWVLASYHKLLRDSRDDQRSMSYRGALLHLFWRLFTISSRVLSLALFASLFHIYFGIFVVVHWCAMAFWVVHGGTDFCMSKWEEVLFNMVVGIVYIFCWFNVKEGRTRYRMVTYYIVVLAENTILTGLWYAYRDPVLTDSYAVPALCGVYLTFAGGVLVMLLYYGFLHPATAHLQPSPASSCCAQLLWGLPLPPSAPPTAPPTPAHMSKSQTDEEVAESCLPVFQVRSAPITSKPEGPLIKIDMPRKRYPAWDAHYVDRRLRRTINILQYITPAAVGIRYRDGPLLYELLQYESSL; encoded by the exons ATGGCCGCGCAGTCGGACGGCGGCAAAGCCGGGATCGGGTGCAGCGGCGGCGGCTTCGCCCAGCTGTACGATGTTGAAGCCGAGGAGCCGCTCGACGCTGCAGCGATACACATCTGTATGTGCTGCCGCTCCTCCGCTTGCTACTGGGGCTGCCGCTCAGCATGCCTCGGCTCTCTGCTCGGCGGGGGCCAGACTCCCGGAGGGGTCGGCATTAGGGAGACTCACTGCCCGCCCCGGGAGCAGCTGTGGCTGGACTGCCTCTGGATCATCCTTGCcctcctcgtcttcttctgGGACGTTGGCACGGACCTGTGCCTCGCAATGGACTACTACCAGAGGCAGGACTACCTCTGGTTCGGCCTCACTCTCTTCTTCGTGCTGGTGCCGTCTGTGCTGGTGCAGATACTGAGTTTCCGCTGGTTCGTGCAGGACTACACCGGCGGGGGGCTCGGGGAGGTGGAGGGGCTGACCAAGCGGGGCGCGGTGGCTCTGGGGTGCCTTTATCCCGGAAAGGATCGCCTGCAGCTGGCCACCATCTGGCTGTGGCAGGCAACCATACACATCCTCCAGCTGGGACAAGTGTGGAG GTACATCAGGACGCTGTACCTGGGCATCATGTCGCGGCGGCAGAAGGAGCACCAGCGGCGCTGGTACTGGGCCATGATGTTCGAGTACGCAGACGTCAACATGCTGCGGCTGCTGGAGACTTTCCTGGAGTCTGCGCCGCAGCTggtcctgcagctctgcatcatGATCCAGGAGAACCGAGCCGAGACGCTGCAGT GCATCTCCTCCCTGGGCTCCCTCCTGTCTCTCGCCTGGGTTCTGGCCTCCTACCACAAACTCCTGCGAGATTCTCGTGACGACCAGCGCAGCATGAGCTACCGCGGCGCGCTGCTGCACCTCTTCTGGCGCCTCTTCACCATCTCGTCCCGCGTGCTCTCGCTTGCCCTCTTCGCCTCCCTCTTCCACATCTACTTCGGCATCTTTGTGGTGGTCCACTGGTGCGCAATGGCCTTCTGGGTGGTGCACGGAGGCACCGACTTCTGTATGTCCAAGTGGGAGGAGGTGCTCTTCAACATGGTGGTCGGCATCGTCTACATCTTCTGCTGGTTTAACGTGAAGGAGGGCCGGACTCGGTACAGAATGGTGACGTACTACATCGTGGTGTTGGCCGAGAACACCATCCTCACTGGGCTGTG GTACGCCTACAGGGACCCAGTGTTGACCGACTCCTACGCCGTCCCGGCGCTGTGCGGTGTCTACCTGACCTTCGCCGGCGGCGTCCTGGTCATGCTGCTGTACTACGGCTTCCTGCACCCGGCCACCGCCCACCTCCAGCCAAGCCCCGCCTCTTCCTGCTGCGCCCAGCTGCTCTGGGGGCTCCCCCTGCCCCCGTCAGCCCCGCCCACCGCCCCGCCCACCCCGGCCCACATGAGCAAGTCACAGACGGACGAGGAGGTGGCCGAGTCGTGTCTTCCCGTCTTCCAGGTGAGGTCGGCGCCCATCACCTCCAAGCCCGAAGGCCCGCTTATAAAGATCGACATGCCCAGGAAGCGTTACCCAGCATGGGACGCCCACTACGTAGACAGGCGCCTGCGGAGGACTATAAACATCCTGCAGTACATAACGCCGGCCGCTGTGGGCATCCGCTACCGTGACGGACCTCTGCTGTATGAACTGTTGCAGTACGAGTCCTCACTCTGA